The sequence GATATCCAAAGAAGGCCGTGATTTTGAAGAGATCATCAAGGACATCTGCGCAATCGTGGATGGTCCTATCAGCGCGGAAGTGATCAGCCTGGATACAGAAGGCATGATCAAAGAAGCCAGGCATCTGGCAAAAATACATACCAATATTGTCGTCAAAATTCCCATGACAATTGATGGACTCAAGGCAACGCGGCAGCTGACCGAAGAAGGTATAAAAACCAATGTTACGTTGGTTTTTTCTCCACTTCAGGCGCTGATGGCGGCAAAAGCCGGTGCAACTTATGTCAGCCCTTTTGTGGGAAGGCTGGATGATATCTCTCATGAAGGCATGTTGCTGGTTGAGCAGATTATGGAAATATATCAGAACTATGCGTTTGAAACCGAGGTGATTGTGGCCAGCATCCGTAACCCGCTTCATATTCTGGAGGCCGCCAGAATCGGTGCGCATATTGCAACAATTCCGTTTAAAATTCTCAGCAGCCTGGCTGCACATCCCTTGACAGACAAGGGCATACAAACGTTTCTTGATGACTGGAAAAAAACTCGGAAATAAAACTGCGCCCAGTATGTAAAAAATTATGTTAAATGGCAATGATATCAGAAAAAAATTATACCATCCCAACAGCCTGACGCTTTATCGTGTCGCTGCCATTCCGGGTATTGTGGCCTTGATGCTGTACCCGAATCGGACCTGTACGTTTTTGGCTGCCATTTTATTCAGTCTGGCGGCGATAACGGATTATCTGGATGGATATGTTGCCAGGCGGCACGGATTGGTATCGACATTCGGAAAGATCATGGATCCGCTGGCCGATAAGCTGCTGGTGTCATCCGCCTTTATCATGATGTCATCCTACGGATGGATACCGGCCTGGATCGTGTGTATTATTATAGGAAGAGAGCTGGCGGTAAACGGACTGCGGATCATCGTGGTTGAAAATAAAGCCGATGTCTCAGCCTCTCGGCTCGGCAAATATAAAACCGGTTTTCAGATTGCCGCCATTATACCTCTGCTGATACATTACAGCTATTTTGAGATAGATTTTCACGGTATCGGCCTGGTGTTTTTATGGGTAGCGCTGGGGTTAACCGTTTTGTCCGGGGCAGACTACTTCATAAGATTTAGAAAATTGCTTTTTTCCTGAAAAAATTATCTTGACATTTTTAAGGAGAAAAAGTATATTTTAGTTTCGTTTTCACTGAGCGGGAATAACTCAGTGGTAGAGTGCGACCTTGCCAAGGTCGAAGTCGCGGGTTCAAATCCCGTTTCCCGCTCCATTTTTTATGGCGGCATAGCCAAGTGGTAAGGCAGAGGTCTGCAAAACCTTTATTCTCCGGTTCAAATCCGGATGCCGCCTCCAAAGAAAAATTCAAGGGGTTACAGCTCATACTGTAACCCCTTTTCTGTTTTTATCCTCATGAGACAACTCTGTTTTTTATTTTAACTCTCGCTGCACCCTGCCACCCGTTTTTTTTCCTACCTGCTGCCTACGGCTTACTCCCTACTCCCTCAGCTTCATCCCTTCCCGTGGCTGCTTTGAATTCGGCGACTTTCCTGCCCATGCGTGAGGGAAGCTCCGGATTGCCCAGATTTTCTTCAATGAGCCGTTCAAAGGCGCTTCCGACCACCACGCCATCGGCAATGGCTGAGACCGATGCCACATCAGCCGGTGTGGATATTCCGAATCCGACACAGACGGGAAGGGATGTGACTGTCCGGAGGGCTTTGAGTTGATGCCGGATTTCGTTCGTGTCCAGGCCCCCACTTCCGGTAACCCCGGTTTTTGAAACCATGTACAAAAATCCGGCGCCGTCCCGGGCAATCATGCCCATTCGCTCCGGTGGCGTTGTCGGAGCAATCAGGCGGATCAGCGGCAGAGGATCTGCCGGAGCCATGGCGGTCATTTCATGGGATTCTTCCGGCGGAAGATCCACCACCAGTATCCCGTCAGCGCCGGATGATGCGGCATCTTCATAAAATGGCCGGATTCCGTACGCCAGGATGGGATTGTAATAGGTAAACAGGATGATCGGTATCTGTATGCGGTTCCGAAGCCGTCGCGTCAGGTCAAGCACGGCGCTTACATTGCCGCCGCGGGTAAGTGCCCGTGCTGAAGATCGCTGAATTACCGGCCCGTCTGCCGTAGGATCTGAAAACGGGATGCCGAGTTCAAGCACGTCGAGTCCGGCATCGCACATGGCAAGAATAATGTTGAGCGATTCAGTTGGATTCGGGTCCCCGGCTGTCACAAAACCGACCAGTGCAGAGGCGTTCTGCTTTTTAAGTTTCTCAAATGTATGTTTTAATCGTTGTGTCATGATGTGCTCCTTGATTTTTTATCAGTCGTGAGTCGTGAGTCCTTCTCATCCTTCTCATCCCTCATTTCTTCATCCCTTTTTCCAAGACAATTTCAAGATCCTTGTCGCCGCGCCCGGACAGGTTGACAACGATCTTGTAGTCGTCGGTATGCCTGGGGGCTTCGGTGACCGCACAGGCCAGCGCATGGGAGCTTTCCAGTGCCGGAATGATGCCTTCCAGAGAACACAGCATGTGAAACGCTTCCAGCGCCTGCCCGTCGGTAACCGAGACATAGGTTGCCCGTCCGCTGTCTTTTAAAAAGGCGTGCTCGGGCCCGACGCCCGGGTAATCCAGTCCTGCGGAAATGGAATGGGCTTCCATGATCTGGCCGTCCGGGTCCTGAAGCACATAGGATTTGGAACCGTGAAGTACCCCCACCGATCCTTCGCCCAGCGTGGCGGCGTGTTTTCCAGTCTCAATGCCCTTTCCGGCAGCTTCAACGCCCGTTATATCTACCGGATCATTTAAAAAGGGATAAAACAGTCCCATGGCGTTGCTGCCTCCGCCCACACAGGCAATGAGCTTATCCGGCAGGCTTCCGGTCTGCTGGATTATCTGCCGCCGGGCTTCTTCCCCGATGATTTTCTGGAAATCCCGGACCATGACCGGGTAGGGGTGAGGGCCGGCAA is a genomic window of Desulfobacterales bacterium containing:
- the fsa gene encoding fructose-6-phosphate aldolase, translated to MKFFIDTANIDQIKEAHNMGMVDGVTTNPSLISKEGRDFEEIIKDICAIVDGPISAEVISLDTEGMIKEARHLAKIHTNIVVKIPMTIDGLKATRQLTEEGIKTNVTLVFSPLQALMAAKAGATYVSPFVGRLDDISHEGMLLVEQIMEIYQNYAFETEVIVASIRNPLHILEAARIGAHIATIPFKILSSLAAHPLTDKGIQTFLDDWKKTRK
- the pgsA gene encoding CDP-diacylglycerol--glycerol-3-phosphate 3-phosphatidyltransferase produces the protein MLNGNDIRKKLYHPNSLTLYRVAAIPGIVALMLYPNRTCTFLAAILFSLAAITDYLDGYVARRHGLVSTFGKIMDPLADKLLVSSAFIMMSSYGWIPAWIVCIIIGRELAVNGLRIIVVENKADVSASRLGKYKTGFQIAAIIPLLIHYSYFEIDFHGIGLVFLWVALGLTVLSGADYFIRFRKLLFS
- the trpA gene encoding tryptophan synthase subunit alpha, which encodes MTQRLKHTFEKLKKQNASALVGFVTAGDPNPTESLNIILAMCDAGLDVLELGIPFSDPTADGPVIQRSSARALTRGGNVSAVLDLTRRLRNRIQIPIILFTYYNPILAYGIRPFYEDAASSGADGILVVDLPPEESHEMTAMAPADPLPLIRLIAPTTPPERMGMIARDGAGFLYMVSKTGVTGSGGLDTNEIRHQLKALRTVTSLPVCVGFGISTPADVASVSAIADGVVVGSAFERLIEENLGNPELPSRMGRKVAEFKAATGRDEAEGVGSKP